The genomic stretch GCTACTTCACCATTGGCCATTTCCAGCATTTCGGGTTCCTCTACTTTATAGCCTGAAAATTGAGTTTTGATGGCATTGGTAATCGCATCAGGCAGTTCAGCTACTTTAATCTCGGTCTCGGTTTGTTGCCAATTTCCTTGTAGGTCAAAACCTGCCGATTTTTCTTTGCCATTCATTTTAAACTCAGCTTCCCATTCTGAGGCATTTTCCATTTCCCACTTTACGGACTTGGCCTTGGGAAATTTTTCGTTGAATGATTTTTGAACTTCGGCAGGAACTTTTTGCTGGGCGCAAGCCACTGTAATTCCAAATAATGCGAGTATGATACCTAGACTTAATTTCTTCATGATGTTTGAATTTTAGGCTAAAGTAAATGGCGATTCTAAAGACAATCTGAAGGGGAAGAAAATGTAGTGTTGTAAAACTCAGTCAGAGTTTTGAAGAAAACGGATTGGCTTGTATTCGCAAAATAATCTAGCTTTACAAGCAAGGCCCTGGAAGAGGTTCGGGGCTAATCACATAAAAGATATAAAGAACATGTCAGTATAAGCTAGAGGTACTGACAAGCTGAAGACTAACCGTTCATTACTTGACACATTAGTTTTTTTCGAAAGGCATCCAACGCTATAAAAAACCAAAAGGGCTAAAATTCCCTATGGCTTCATATTTATTTAAGTATTTGCTTAAATAAGCAAAAAGTGTAAATTTGCTTTATGGAAAATAATTCTTGCATAAGACAACAAGCGGATATAGAGCAAGTAAACCGTTGCAAAGACACCGTTTCGGAATTAGGCGAGTCATTCGACTATTTGGCAAATGGACTTTCATTGGTGGGGAACAGCGTTCGACTTAAAATCCTATACCTAATCTTTAAGGAAAAAAGACTTTGCGTTTGCGATTTGAGCGACATTCTCGGAATGAATATTTCTGCTATTTCTCAACATTTAAGGAAAATGAAAGATCGAAGTCTATTAGAAACAGAAAGAGATGCTCAAACCATTTTTTACTCACTCACAACTGAATACGAAAACATGCTAAATCCGTTTTTTGAGATACTTGATGAAAACAAAATTTTAGAAACGATATGAAAAGTGGCAATAAATTAATCGGAGCAGGTTTGTTAACTGCAATTACAGCTTCATTATGCTGCATTACACCTGTTTTGGCTCTAATAGCAGGAACAAGCGGAATTGCTTCAACATTTTCCTGGATTGAACCTTTTAGACCTTATTTAATTGGACTGACAATGTTAGTTCTTGGCTTTGCTTGGTATCAAAAACTTAAACCTAAAAAAGAAATAGACTGTGATTGTG from Owenweeksia hongkongensis DSM 17368 encodes the following:
- a CDS encoding PepSY-like domain-containing protein, which encodes MKKLSLGIILALFGITVACAQQKVPAEVQKSFNEKFPKAKSVKWEMENASEWEAEFKMNGKEKSAGFDLQGNWQQTETEIKVAELPDAITNAIKTQFSGYKVEEPEMLEMANGEVAYEVELEKGKEEWEVVFATDGSLKSKKQLQDDNED
- a CDS encoding ArsR/SmtB family transcription factor; translated protein: MENNSCIRQQADIEQVNRCKDTVSELGESFDYLANGLSLVGNSVRLKILYLIFKEKRLCVCDLSDILGMNISAISQHLRKMKDRSLLETERDAQTIFYSLTTEYENMLNPFFEILDENKILETI